From Petrotoga sp. 9PW.55.5.1:
AATAAGAAACATCCCAAAAGAATTAAGACCAAAAGTACCAAAAGAAATTAATTTATTTGTGAAGAAGTACACTTTAAAAAGAAGATTATCTGCAACTTCTTTCTATGTTTTTGAAGGCGAAGAAAGAGAGAAGATTGTTGAAACTTTGAAAGCGTTTGCTTGAGCGCAAAAGAAAAATTAATTTCGAGATGATTTGAAAAATAGGTCTTAATTTTTGTTGACTAATTTATGTTAAAATATATATGGAAAAAATACAGCAGGTGAAAATATGAATATTAATAAATATGAATTGTTAGAGTCTCTTTGTAAAAAATATAAAATTGGCTTGGTTTATCTTTTTGGCTCACAAAAAGATAAAGCCTTTAAATTATTAAGTAGCGATTCAGATGATGTCAAAATAGATGATCCCCTTACTGATATAGATGTAGGAGTAGTTTTTCTATTTGAATTGGAAAAGGTTAAACATGTGTACAAATTATATTCTGTTGTATATAATGATTTTGAAGAGATTTTTAAGCCATACAAGTTAGACCTTGTTTTTTTGCAAGAAACTCATTCTGTATTTCAAGTTGAAGCTGTAAAAGGAATATGCGCATATTATGTATCAGAAAAGTTTAAAGATGAATATGAAATGGTAATATTAAGACGAGCTGCAGATT
This genomic window contains:
- a CDS encoding nucleotidyltransferase domain-containing protein, translating into MNINKYELLESLCKKYKIGLVYLFGSQKDKAFKLLSSDSDDVKIDDPLTDIDVGVVFLFELEKVKHVYKLYSVVYNDFEEIFKPYKLDLVFLQETHSVFQVEAVKGICAYYVSEKFKDEYEMVILRRAADFNYVLDLYRKEALEK